The following coding sequences lie in one Anomaloglossus baeobatrachus isolate aAnoBae1 chromosome 7, aAnoBae1.hap1, whole genome shotgun sequence genomic window:
- the LOC142246334 gene encoding histone H2A type 2-B has product MSGRGKQGGKARAKAKTRSSRAGLQFPVGRVHRLLRKGNYAERVGAGAPVYLAAVLEYLTAEILELAGNAARDNKKTRIIPRHLQLAVRNDEELNRLLGGVTIAQGGVLPNIQAVLLPKKTESSKKGK; this is encoded by the coding sequence ATGTCTGGACGTGGCAAACAAGGAGGGAAGGCCCGCGCTAAggccaagacccgctcatcccgggcaggactgcagttcccggtcggtcgtgtgcacaggcttctccgcaagggcaattacgccgagagagtgggcgccggcgctccggtctacctggccgctgtgctcgagtatctgaccgctgagatcctggaattggccggcaatgctgcccgggacaacaagaagacccgcatcatcccccggcacctgcagctggccgtgcgcaatgacgaggagctgaacaggctgctgggtggggtgaccattgcccagggaggcgtcctgcccaacatccaggccgtgctgctgcccaagaagacCGAGAGCAGCAAGAAGGGAAAGTGA
- the LOC142246333 gene encoding histone H3, giving the protein MARTKQTARKSTGGKAPRKQLATKAARKSAPATGGVKKPHRYRPGTVALREIRRYQKSTELLIRKLPFQRLVREIAQDFKTDLRFQSSAVMALQEASEAYLVGLFEDTNLCAIHAKRVTIMPKDIQLARRIRGERA; this is encoded by the coding sequence ATGGCCAGAACTAAGCAGACCGCCCGTAAATCCACCGGAGGGAAAGCTCCCCGCAAGCAGCTGGCCACTAAGGCCGCCAGGAAGAGCGCTCCCGCCACCGGCGGAGTGAAGAAGCCTCACCGCTACCGGCCAGGCACAGTCGCTCTCCGTGAGATCCGCCGGTACCAGAAGTCCACGGAGCTGCTGATCCGTAAGCTTCCCTTCCAGCGCCTGGTAAGAGAAATCGCCCAGGACTTCAAGACCGATCTCCGCTTCCAGAGCTCGGCCGTCATGGCCCTGCAGGAGGCCAGCGAGGCTTATCTGGTGGGGCTGTTTGAGGACACAAATCTGTGCGCCATCCACGCTAAGAGGGTCACCATCATGCCCAAAGACATCCAGCTGGCCCGCCGCATCCGTGGGGAGAGGGCCTAG